The Micromonospora sp. Llam0 genome includes a window with the following:
- a CDS encoding GNAT family N-acetyltransferase produces MTVLVEDNPARNRFEILIDDGLAGFASYRPGPATVTVTHTEIDPAYRGRGAGDALAHGLLSQIRDRGERVVPQCSFIAAYIDRHPEFAELVAGD; encoded by the coding sequence GTGACAGTGCTGGTGGAGGACAACCCGGCGCGGAACCGGTTCGAGATCCTGATCGACGACGGCCTGGCCGGGTTCGCCAGCTACCGGCCGGGTCCGGCAACGGTGACCGTGACGCACACCGAGATCGATCCCGCGTACCGGGGACGGGGTGCCGGTGACGCCCTCGCCCACGGGCTACTCAGTCAGATCCGCGACCGCGGCGAGCGGGTGGTGCCCCAGTGCTCGTTCATCGCCGCGTACATCGACCGGCATCCCGAGTTCGCCGAGCTGGTCGCCGGTGACTGA
- a CDS encoding sorbosone dehydrogenase family protein, producing the protein MTERRRPGRARTAVAVVGVLVLAAAVVATGGWLGWFSDPTISDAPEASADVDVVATGLAAPWDLAFLPDGTALVTERDTARLLAVDPQGATREITGVDGVVPAGEGGLLGVAVSPQHATDGWVYLYYTGAEDNRVVRFRLGPDGPTTAPEPVLTGIPRAPTHNGGRIAFGPDGMLYVGTGDAGERGAAQDPTGLAGKILRVRPDGTVPADNPLAGSPVFSFGHRNVQGLAWDPDGQLYASEFGQNRHDELNRIEAGGNYGWPEVEGVADRAEFVDPVATWAPRDASPSGLAHHQGRLWLACLRGQRLYRVAPDGTGAEMLLSREYGRLRHATVAPDGSLWVLTSNRDGRGSPTGDDDRILRISG; encoded by the coding sequence GTGACTGAGCGGCGCCGGCCCGGCAGGGCGCGTACGGCGGTCGCGGTGGTCGGCGTGCTGGTGCTGGCCGCAGCGGTGGTGGCGACGGGCGGCTGGCTCGGCTGGTTCAGCGACCCGACGATCTCCGACGCGCCCGAGGCGTCGGCCGACGTCGACGTCGTCGCGACCGGGCTCGCCGCACCGTGGGACCTCGCGTTCCTACCGGACGGCACCGCACTGGTGACCGAGCGGGACACCGCCCGGTTGCTGGCCGTGGACCCGCAGGGCGCCACCCGGGAGATCACCGGGGTCGACGGGGTCGTCCCGGCCGGGGAGGGCGGTCTGCTCGGCGTGGCGGTGTCCCCGCAGCACGCCACCGACGGCTGGGTCTACCTCTACTACACCGGCGCCGAGGACAACCGGGTCGTTCGGTTCCGGCTCGGGCCCGACGGCCCGACGACGGCCCCTGAGCCGGTGCTGACCGGGATTCCCCGGGCACCGACCCACAACGGCGGCCGGATCGCCTTCGGCCCGGACGGGATGCTGTACGTCGGCACCGGCGACGCCGGCGAGCGGGGAGCCGCGCAGGACCCGACCGGGCTGGCCGGCAAGATCCTGCGGGTGCGGCCGGACGGCACCGTCCCGGCGGACAACCCGCTTGCGGGATCACCGGTGTTCAGTTTCGGCCACCGCAACGTGCAGGGGCTGGCCTGGGATCCGGACGGACAGCTGTACGCCAGCGAGTTCGGGCAGAACCGGCATGACGAACTGAACCGGATCGAGGCCGGCGGCAACTACGGCTGGCCGGAGGTCGAGGGGGTGGCCGACCGGGCGGAGTTCGTCGATCCGGTGGCGACCTGGGCACCCCGGGACGCCTCCCCCAGTGGTCTCGCCCACCACCAGGGCCGGCTGTGGCTGGCGTGCCTACGTGGCCAGCGGCTGTACCGGGTCGCCCCGGACGGCACCGGCGCCGAGATGCTGCTCAGCCGGGAGTACGGCCGGCTGCGGCACGCCACGGTGGCGCCGGACGGCAGCCTGTGGGTGCTCACCTCGAACCGGGACGGGCGCGGTTCACCCACCGGCGACGACGACCGGATCCTGCGGATCAGCGGCTGA